A single Kribbella aluminosa DNA region contains:
- a CDS encoding carbohydrate ABC transporter permease, translating to MTATLTAPAPLKKKPGKPKQNREAILLFLPALLPVLILSVYPLIRGIALGFTDARAGLHVQTNFVGFENFSKLLHNNLFWDSFRIGVIWTLSVTILQFVAALGLALLLNTDLKFRGVARTLALIPWAMPPVVVAIMWRLLLHPTNGPVNEILQKLHLTDHPINFLGDFSTALPAVIVVGIWVGMPMTTVTLLAGLQSIDRTLYEAAAVDGAGAWSQFWNITLPQLRTVIVAITSLDMIWNFNSFGLVYVLTAGGPGGKTMLPMLFAYNEAFRYGNFGMAAAMGDVMVVIIIVFLFFYLRNRLRSEA from the coding sequence GTGACGGCTACGCTGACCGCGCCGGCGCCGCTGAAGAAGAAGCCTGGAAAGCCCAAGCAGAACCGCGAAGCGATCCTGCTGTTCCTGCCCGCGTTGCTGCCGGTGCTGATCCTGAGTGTCTACCCGCTGATCCGCGGTATCGCGCTCGGCTTCACCGATGCCCGCGCCGGCCTGCACGTGCAGACGAACTTCGTCGGCTTCGAGAACTTCAGCAAGCTCCTGCACAACAACCTGTTCTGGGACTCGTTCCGGATCGGCGTGATCTGGACGTTGTCGGTCACGATCCTCCAGTTCGTCGCCGCGCTCGGCCTCGCGCTGCTGCTGAACACGGACCTCAAGTTCCGCGGCGTCGCCCGTACCCTCGCGCTGATCCCGTGGGCCATGCCTCCCGTCGTGGTCGCGATCATGTGGCGCCTGCTGCTGCACCCGACGAACGGCCCGGTCAACGAGATCCTGCAGAAGCTGCACCTCACCGACCACCCGATCAACTTCCTCGGCGACTTCAGTACGGCGCTGCCGGCGGTGATCGTGGTCGGGATCTGGGTCGGCATGCCGATGACCACGGTCACCTTGCTCGCCGGCCTGCAGAGCATCGACCGCACCCTGTACGAAGCCGCCGCGGTCGACGGCGCCGGCGCGTGGAGCCAGTTCTGGAACATCACGCTCCCGCAGCTCCGGACCGTGATCGTCGCGATCACCAGCCTGGACATGATCTGGAACTTCAACTCGTTCGGCCTGGTCTACGTGCTGACCGCCGGCGGCCCGGGCGGGAAGACGATGCTGCCGATGCTGTTCGCGTACAACGAGGCGTTCCGCTACGGCAACTTCGGGATGGCCGCCGCCATGGGCGACGTGATGGTGGTCATCATCATCGTGTTCCTGTTCTTCTACCTGCGGAACCGCCTGCGGAGTGAGGCATGA
- a CDS encoding carbohydrate ABC transporter permease produces MRTKPATRFLQYVAVICYLVFLGFPLLWLISSSLKSPQEFASITPSILPKHFDLSNYSDALNEQGLVRGLGNSLQISIYSTILVLIVALPVSYALARFRSRLRPLTNGWILVSQVFPVILIVIPLFMILRPLHLTNTIPGVVIVYTVWSLPFALWMLQGYVAAVPRELEEAASVDGAGRIRTIVSIVMPLLRPGLIATAMFTFISAWNEFFFALVLLQDPQLKTLPLVLARFVGAEGQVQFGPLAAASVLATVPSLVFFAFLQRRLTSGLLSGAVKG; encoded by the coding sequence ATGAGGACCAAACCCGCTACCCGCTTCCTGCAGTACGTCGCGGTCATCTGCTATCTGGTGTTCCTCGGCTTCCCCCTGCTCTGGCTGATCTCCAGCTCGCTGAAGTCGCCGCAGGAGTTCGCGAGCATCACCCCGTCGATCCTGCCGAAGCACTTCGACCTGTCGAACTACAGCGACGCGCTGAACGAGCAGGGCCTGGTCCGCGGTCTCGGCAACAGCCTGCAGATCTCGATCTACAGCACGATCCTGGTGCTGATCGTCGCGCTCCCGGTCTCGTACGCGCTGGCCCGTTTCCGCAGCCGGCTGCGGCCGCTGACGAACGGCTGGATCCTGGTCAGCCAGGTGTTCCCGGTGATCCTGATCGTGATCCCGCTGTTCATGATCCTGCGTCCGCTGCACCTGACGAACACGATCCCCGGCGTGGTGATCGTCTACACGGTCTGGTCGCTCCCGTTCGCGCTGTGGATGCTGCAGGGGTACGTCGCCGCCGTACCGCGGGAGCTGGAGGAGGCCGCGTCGGTCGACGGCGCGGGCCGGATCCGGACCATCGTGTCGATCGTGATGCCGCTGCTCCGGCCGGGGCTGATCGCGACCGCGATGTTCACGTTCATCTCGGCGTGGAACGAGTTCTTCTTCGCGCTGGTGCTGCTGCAGGACCCGCAGCTCAAGACACTTCCGCTGGTACTCGCCCGTTTCGTCGGTGCCGAGGGCCAGGTGCAGTTCGGTCCGCTCGCCGCCGCCTCCGTGCTGGCCACCGTACCCAGTCTCGTGTTCTTCGCCTTCTTGCAGCGGAGGTTGACCTCCGGCCTGCTCAGCGGCGCAGTCAAAGGTTAG
- a CDS encoding ABC transporter substrate-binding protein, producing the protein MKKVMTALLAAGALVTLAACGGNSSNNSSSSSTEKVTLKFQSLAFQKTTVAATKKIVDDWNANNPNIQVEYVQGSWDSVHDQLVTQFQGGTAPDIIHDESADITGFVNQGYLADISQYLSKETKDAVSQGVWDTVSKDGKVYAAPTLMQSYVVLANSNLLKQAGITATGDSLTWDALAADAKKLTAGGKYGLGWGLKSPTATMLNLGLNFDAKYFDGSGTAAKATIGDAELEVPKRIHAMAYDDKSIDPTSLTQSGSDVLPGFYAGKYGMIVAGNYVAQQIAEEAPKGFQWEVLPPLKGTSTKQAANPQTLSVPAEGKHIEQSGKFIDYFMKAENLAAVGQGDWLIPTTQAARDAIQKATGGKNGWTQTLASGTELTKAPFQSVENYPKWKDQIATPAFQEFLANKTDLAALGKKLSDGWGQVNN; encoded by the coding sequence ATGAAGAAGGTCATGACCGCGTTGCTCGCTGCGGGTGCGCTGGTGACGCTCGCCGCGTGCGGGGGCAACAGCAGCAACAACAGCTCGAGCAGTTCGACCGAGAAGGTGACGCTCAAGTTCCAGAGCCTCGCCTTCCAGAAGACCACGGTCGCGGCGACGAAGAAGATTGTCGACGATTGGAATGCGAACAATCCGAACATCCAGGTCGAGTACGTCCAGGGCAGCTGGGACTCCGTGCACGACCAGCTGGTGACGCAGTTCCAGGGCGGCACCGCGCCGGACATCATCCACGACGAGTCCGCCGACATCACCGGGTTCGTCAACCAGGGCTACCTCGCGGACATCTCGCAATACCTGAGCAAGGAGACGAAGGACGCCGTCTCGCAGGGCGTCTGGGACACCGTCTCCAAGGACGGCAAGGTGTACGCCGCCCCGACCCTGATGCAGTCGTACGTCGTCCTCGCGAACTCGAACCTGCTCAAGCAGGCCGGGATCACCGCGACCGGTGACTCGCTGACCTGGGACGCCCTGGCCGCGGACGCGAAGAAGCTGACGGCGGGCGGCAAGTACGGTCTCGGCTGGGGTCTGAAGAGCCCGACCGCGACGATGCTGAACCTCGGCCTGAACTTCGACGCGAAGTACTTCGACGGCAGCGGTACGGCCGCGAAGGCGACGATCGGCGACGCCGAGCTCGAGGTACCGAAGCGGATCCACGCGATGGCCTACGACGACAAGTCGATCGACCCGACCTCGCTGACCCAGAGCGGCTCCGACGTGCTGCCCGGGTTCTACGCCGGCAAGTACGGCATGATTGTCGCCGGCAACTATGTCGCGCAGCAGATCGCCGAGGAGGCGCCGAAGGGCTTCCAGTGGGAGGTGCTGCCGCCGCTGAAGGGCACCAGCACCAAGCAGGCCGCGAACCCGCAGACCCTGTCGGTGCCGGCCGAAGGCAAACACATCGAGCAGTCGGGGAAGTTCATCGACTACTTCATGAAGGCCGAGAACCTGGCCGCGGTCGGTCAGGGCGACTGGCTGATCCCGACCACCCAGGCGGCCCGGGACGCGATCCAGAAGGCAACCGGCGGCAAGAACGGCTGGACGCAGACGCTTGCCTCCGGCACCGAACTCACCAAGGCGCCGTTCCAGAGCGTGGAGAACTACCCGAAGTGGAAGGACCAGATCGCGACGCCGGCGTTCCAGGAGTTCCTGGCGAACAAGACCGACCTCGCGGCACTGGGCAAGAAGCTGAGCGACGGATGGGGTCAGGTCAACAACTGA
- a CDS encoding ADP-ribosylglycohydrolase family protein, producing the protein MPEKASTAMEEKATGVLAGAAVGDAIGGAVEGWTPEAIRERHGGWVTGIVGPWYEDWRTARPIAPYHKGDGHITDDTLMTHALVEVYDERRAHLDAYAVAESLVPKMLNGTRWVPELEADALLLQRVFLAEKWLVARLHYGHVDPREAGVGNIVNCGAAMYMAPVGIANAGDPEGAYAEALDVAGAHQSSYGREAAGVFAAAVAAAMAPGATPASAVGTALGLAKDGTRRAVEAVAEAAQGITDWEEAIPVLRKAIEPYDTVGPNYRELSMDARRPSRTKAIEELPVALGFVLVSEGDVRRAVLGGTNYGRDADSIASMAGAITGALQGRSGVPQDWVADIAEASKTDLLGPGRVMAAVAQDIRAADAERWARRNDVLEKLTR; encoded by the coding sequence ATGCCGGAAAAGGCCAGCACCGCGATGGAAGAGAAAGCAACGGGGGTCCTCGCCGGGGCCGCGGTCGGTGATGCGATCGGTGGTGCCGTCGAGGGCTGGACTCCGGAGGCGATCCGGGAGCGGCACGGCGGCTGGGTGACCGGCATCGTCGGCCCGTGGTACGAGGACTGGCGGACCGCGCGTCCGATCGCGCCGTACCACAAGGGTGATGGGCACATCACCGACGACACGTTGATGACGCACGCACTGGTCGAGGTGTACGACGAACGCCGCGCCCACCTGGACGCGTACGCGGTCGCCGAGTCGCTGGTGCCGAAGATGCTGAACGGGACCCGCTGGGTCCCCGAGCTCGAGGCGGACGCGCTCCTGCTGCAGCGGGTGTTCCTGGCCGAGAAATGGCTGGTCGCCCGGCTGCACTACGGGCACGTCGACCCGCGCGAGGCCGGGGTCGGCAACATCGTGAACTGCGGCGCCGCGATGTACATGGCGCCGGTGGGGATCGCCAACGCGGGCGATCCCGAGGGCGCGTACGCCGAGGCGCTGGACGTCGCGGGTGCGCATCAGTCGAGCTACGGGCGGGAGGCGGCCGGCGTGTTCGCGGCCGCCGTCGCCGCCGCGATGGCGCCCGGGGCGACCCCGGCGTCCGCCGTCGGGACCGCGCTCGGGCTGGCCAAGGACGGCACTCGGAGGGCCGTCGAGGCGGTCGCCGAAGCAGCCCAGGGCATCACGGACTGGGAAGAGGCGATTCCGGTACTTCGGAAGGCGATCGAGCCGTACGACACCGTCGGGCCGAACTACCGCGAGCTGTCGATGGACGCCCGGCGGCCGAGCCGGACGAAGGCGATCGAGGAACTGCCGGTGGCGCTCGGGTTCGTGCTCGTCTCTGAAGGAGATGTACGGCGGGCCGTGCTGGGCGGGACGAACTACGGGCGTGACGCGGACTCGATCGCCTCGATGGCCGGCGCGATTACCGGGGCTCTCCAAGGCCGGAGCGGCGTCCCTCAGGACTGGGTGGCAGATATTGCCGAGGCGAGTAAGACGGATCTGCTCGGGCCCGGCCGGGTGATGGCGGCGGTCGCGCAGGACATTCGCGCGGCCGATGCGGAGCGGTGGGCGCGGCGGAACGACGTACTGGAGAAGTTGACGCGATGA
- a CDS encoding ADP-ribosylglycohydrolase family protein — MRLTWVQPEDLLPHQLVQARSEGIDVTDVQARWLAAGGTTDAPVSGASDEPAAPALRALARELLEVLDARTGDWREPTVPELRKLAEPDDLEARTLNAWLGRCAGNLLGKPVEKIPRAGIREILESSGQWPLTQYITAVGVPDEIQQRWPWNRRSKPTSLREVIDGMPEDDDINFAILALLMMERFGPGMTTEDVAQSWLGELPAGRVFTAERVAYRNLLEGVEPARAAVVGNPFREWIGAQIRTDAYGWAHPGDRTAAARLALVDARLSHTGAGVDGALWVAAMSAAGLVLDDPVEAATAGLEVVNAQGAIARAVRFGLTLADAGLDEALDALHAEYGDLHWVHAVNNTALTAYALTAPDFGTAIGRAVMGGWDTDSAGATVGAVFGATRGVPAEWSQPLDNRVATSLPGMNQIAIDELARRTVEVARGGA, encoded by the coding sequence ATGAGATTGACGTGGGTGCAGCCGGAGGATCTTCTGCCGCACCAGCTGGTTCAGGCGCGGTCCGAGGGGATCGACGTCACGGACGTGCAGGCGCGCTGGCTGGCGGCCGGAGGTACGACGGATGCGCCGGTCTCCGGCGCCTCCGACGAGCCGGCCGCACCCGCGCTGCGGGCGCTCGCCCGGGAGCTGCTGGAGGTGCTCGACGCCAGGACCGGGGACTGGCGTGAGCCCACCGTTCCGGAGTTGCGGAAGCTAGCTGAACCGGACGATCTCGAGGCCCGGACGCTGAACGCGTGGCTCGGCCGGTGCGCCGGGAACCTGCTCGGCAAGCCGGTCGAGAAGATCCCGCGCGCGGGGATCCGGGAGATCCTGGAGAGCTCCGGCCAGTGGCCGCTCACGCAGTACATCACCGCCGTCGGCGTACCGGACGAGATCCAGCAGCGCTGGCCGTGGAACCGGCGGTCGAAGCCGACCAGTCTGCGTGAGGTCATCGACGGGATGCCCGAGGACGACGACATCAACTTCGCGATCCTCGCGCTGCTGATGATGGAGCGCTTCGGGCCGGGGATGACCACCGAGGACGTGGCGCAGAGCTGGCTCGGCGAGCTGCCGGCCGGCCGGGTGTTCACTGCCGAGCGTGTTGCCTACCGCAACCTTCTCGAAGGCGTCGAGCCGGCTCGCGCGGCCGTGGTCGGGAACCCGTTCCGGGAGTGGATCGGCGCGCAGATCCGGACCGACGCGTACGGCTGGGCGCATCCCGGCGACCGGACGGCTGCGGCCCGGCTGGCGCTTGTCGACGCGCGGCTCAGCCACACCGGCGCCGGTGTCGACGGTGCGCTCTGGGTGGCCGCGATGTCGGCGGCGGGCCTGGTCCTGGACGACCCTGTCGAGGCCGCGACCGCCGGCCTGGAGGTGGTGAACGCTCAGGGCGCGATCGCCCGGGCGGTGCGTTTCGGGCTGACGCTCGCCGACGCCGGTCTGGACGAGGCGCTGGACGCGTTGCATGCGGAGTACGGCGACCTGCACTGGGTACACGCGGTGAACAACACGGCACTCACCGCCTACGCTCTGACGGCTCCGGATTTCGGGACCGCGATCGGTCGCGCCGTGATGGGTGGCTGGGACACCGACTCGGCCGGTGCCACCGTGGGCGCGGTGTTTGGCGCCACCCGCGGGGTTCCGGCAGAGTGGTCGCAACCACTGGACAACCGGGTGGCCACGAGCCTCCCGGGGATGAACCAGATCGCGATCGACGAGCTGGCGCGGCGGACTGTGGAGGTGGCCCGGGGTGGAGCCTGA
- a CDS encoding ribokinase: MEPEVVVVGSANVDLVLPVQRIPRPGETVLAGPMTRGPGGKGANQAVASARAGARTAMVVALGDDEGGALLRDALDGVDLSLATTSKAPTGTAIITVEESGENSIVVAPGANGELTLSGAALAAIGQAKVVLSQLEIPFGTVQAAAAAASGSGAYFILNAAPAAELSDELLAEVDLLVVNETEAEAIAGPDRSALLGKVPAAVVTLGGAGAVILTRDAPEITVPGVPVEVVDTTAAGDTFCGVLAAALVAASANDSVTTSELTNAVRRANVAASLSVQGAGAIPSVPHGDAIDARYAEVYL; encoded by the coding sequence GTGGAGCCTGAGGTTGTAGTAGTAGGAAGCGCGAACGTGGACCTGGTGCTGCCGGTGCAGCGCATCCCGCGGCCGGGGGAGACGGTGCTGGCGGGACCGATGACCCGTGGCCCGGGCGGCAAGGGTGCGAACCAGGCCGTCGCTTCCGCACGCGCCGGCGCCCGTACGGCAATGGTGGTGGCGCTCGGCGACGACGAGGGCGGCGCGCTGCTCCGGGACGCGCTCGACGGCGTGGACCTGTCGCTGGCGACCACGAGCAAGGCCCCGACCGGTACGGCGATCATCACCGTCGAGGAGAGCGGCGAGAACTCGATCGTCGTCGCGCCCGGCGCGAACGGCGAGCTGACGTTGTCCGGCGCCGCGCTGGCCGCCATCGGACAGGCGAAGGTCGTGCTCTCCCAGCTGGAGATCCCGTTCGGCACGGTCCAGGCGGCGGCCGCGGCGGCGTCTGGATCTGGGGCGTACTTCATCCTGAACGCGGCCCCGGCCGCGGAGCTGTCCGACGAACTGCTCGCCGAGGTCGACCTGCTGGTGGTGAACGAGACCGAGGCCGAGGCGATCGCCGGGCCGGACCGGTCCGCGCTGCTGGGCAAGGTGCCGGCCGCGGTGGTCACGCTGGGCGGTGCGGGCGCCGTGATCCTGACCCGGGACGCCCCGGAGATCACGGTTCCCGGCGTACCCGTCGAGGTGGTCGACACGACCGCCGCGGGGGACACGTTCTGTGGGGTGCTGGCGGCGGCACTCGTTGCCGCGTCAGCTAACGACTCGGTCACGACAAGCGAACTGACGAACGCGGTCCGACGCGCTAACGTTGCTGCTTCATTAAGTGTTCAGGGCGCGGGGGCGATTCCCTCGGTGCCTCACGGGGATGCAATCGACGCGCGTTATGCGGAGGTATACCTGTGA
- a CDS encoding SUMF1/EgtB/PvdO family nonheme iron enzyme → MNPLEPRPIDLPTLVDPTADVSFLDDAKIIGAPEDPADLPRWRATLAEWKAGALERTRYDGSHYVEPGREWTQTAYSVALVWLWDDLLYDVSTGTFTPRKFVEHGVAEFGGYDAIVLWHAYPVIGIDDRNQFDFYRDVPGLRELVDDLHGFGLKVFFDYNPWDVGTRRAARSDADEFASLVSDYNVDGVFLDTLKEGDPAFARAIRAANPAIALEGESRLPLARIGDHALSWAQWFADTHAPGVLRAHLFERRHMMHHTRRWNRDHSDELQSAWVNGVGMLVWESVFSAWVGWNARDRATLRRMVAAQRAFAPVLIDGDWIQLTPEIPDKARAHGVYGSRFDLADITFWTLVNRDEEDFEGIVLRSEDQVGDWYDVTSGVPITADDDGVHLVVPGRGVAGIVRVGATAGASCRATARRLGTLPRAHVSESAFPMRPAALVAVPPVSGDARIGATVAVPAGSRTLTVTHRRRETGLYDTAPYVEEWKPLPPRLHDLQTVTREVSLPGISVAVAEVTNAEYFAFLDATGYRPVVANRFLQHWADGVPVPGTEDQPVTYVDLPDARAYAAWRGGRLPTEDEWQVAAGLEGFERREPLVWNLTESEYRDGRSRFCILKGGSHYRAEGSDWYADGGPQEPEVSFKLVLTGGGLDRSANIGFRCAG, encoded by the coding sequence GTGAACCCGCTCGAACCGCGGCCGATCGATCTACCGACCCTGGTGGACCCGACGGCCGACGTGTCCTTCCTGGACGACGCCAAGATCATCGGCGCCCCGGAGGACCCGGCCGACCTGCCGCGGTGGCGCGCCACGCTCGCCGAGTGGAAGGCCGGGGCTCTCGAGCGGACCCGGTACGACGGTTCGCACTACGTGGAGCCCGGTCGCGAGTGGACCCAGACGGCGTACTCGGTGGCGCTGGTCTGGCTCTGGGACGACCTGCTGTACGACGTGTCGACCGGGACGTTCACGCCGCGGAAGTTCGTCGAGCACGGGGTCGCGGAGTTCGGCGGGTACGACGCGATCGTGCTCTGGCACGCGTACCCGGTGATCGGCATCGACGACCGGAACCAGTTCGACTTCTACCGCGACGTCCCCGGGCTGCGGGAGTTGGTCGACGACCTGCACGGGTTCGGCCTGAAGGTGTTCTTCGACTACAACCCGTGGGACGTCGGCACCCGCCGGGCGGCCCGCTCGGACGCGGACGAGTTTGCCTCGCTGGTCAGCGACTACAACGTTGACGGTGTCTTCCTGGACACCCTGAAGGAGGGCGACCCGGCGTTCGCCCGGGCGATCCGGGCGGCGAACCCGGCGATCGCGCTGGAGGGCGAGTCACGGTTGCCGCTGGCAAGGATCGGGGACCACGCGCTGTCCTGGGCGCAGTGGTTCGCCGACACGCACGCCCCCGGCGTACTGCGGGCGCACCTGTTCGAGCGCCGGCACATGATGCACCACACCCGCCGCTGGAACCGCGACCACAGCGACGAGCTGCAGTCCGCCTGGGTGAACGGCGTCGGCATGCTGGTCTGGGAGTCGGTGTTCTCGGCCTGGGTCGGCTGGAACGCCCGGGACCGCGCGACGCTGCGCCGGATGGTCGCCGCGCAGCGCGCGTTCGCGCCGGTACTGATCGACGGCGACTGGATCCAGCTGACCCCGGAGATCCCGGACAAGGCCCGCGCGCACGGCGTCTACGGCTCCCGGTTCGACCTCGCCGACATCACGTTCTGGACGCTGGTCAACCGCGACGAGGAGGACTTCGAGGGCATCGTGCTGCGCTCGGAGGACCAGGTCGGGGACTGGTACGACGTGACGTCGGGCGTCCCGATCACCGCGGACGACGACGGCGTACACCTGGTCGTGCCGGGTCGTGGGGTGGCCGGGATCGTCCGGGTCGGCGCGACCGCCGGTGCGTCCTGCCGGGCGACCGCGCGCCGGCTCGGGACGTTGCCGCGGGCACACGTGTCCGAGTCCGCGTTCCCGATGCGCCCGGCGGCGTTGGTCGCCGTACCCCCGGTGTCCGGTGATGCCCGGATCGGCGCGACGGTTGCGGTGCCGGCCGGTTCTCGCACGTTGACGGTGACGCATCGGCGGCGCGAGACCGGGCTGTACGACACGGCGCCGTACGTCGAGGAGTGGAAGCCGCTGCCGCCCCGCCTGCACGATCTCCAGACGGTCACCCGCGAGGTCTCGCTGCCGGGGATCTCGGTCGCCGTGGCCGAGGTGACCAACGCGGAGTACTTCGCGTTCCTGGACGCGACCGGCTACCGGCCGGTGGTGGCGAACCGGTTCCTTCAGCACTGGGCCGACGGCGTGCCGGTGCCCGGGACCGAGGACCAGCCGGTGACGTACGTCGACCTGCCGGACGCGCGGGCGTACGCCGCCTGGCGTGGCGGCCGGCTGCCGACCGAGGACGAGTGGCAGGTCGCGGCTGGTCTTGAAGGGTTCGAAAGGCGTGAGCCGTTGGTGTGGAACCTGACCGAGAGCGAGTACCGCGACGGCCGCAGCCGGTTCTGCATCCTCAAGGGCGGTTCGCACTACCGCGCCGAGGGCTCCGACTGGTACGCCGACGGCGGGCCGCAGGAGCCGGAGGTCAGCTTCAAGCTGGTACTCACCGGCGGCGGCCTGGACCGCTCGGCGAACATCGGTTTCCGGTGCGCGGGATGA